One part of the Bdellovibrio bacteriovorus genome encodes these proteins:
- a CDS encoding HD-GYP domain-containing protein: protein MDYVSIRVSTLRGDQKIDFNAYVKINDKMILYLRRGDSFEGERLKRLKDKKLRKMYILTDEETSYRSYLQKNIETAYDDTTGKDIQTRADIIQGSQQNNAEEVFENPENIESYNYCKDAAGKYVNFIMSNAQAMSAVMKIENTDKTVSHHGVTVATLSIALAQKLGINDPKKTQLLTLGALLHDYGHHNTTLNLNQPLSGMSPEDLALWKKHPTEGAQKVQDKKHFDQTVINIIGQHEETINGTGPKGLREKDMDPLAVLVSSANAMDRLITFEGVPKAEAAKKLMIDHVGKHPLQHIQLLNDILKGL, encoded by the coding sequence ATGGATTATGTTTCTATACGTGTAAGCACCCTGCGCGGCGATCAGAAGATCGACTTCAACGCTTACGTTAAAATCAACGACAAGATGATACTCTACCTTCGTCGCGGCGATAGCTTTGAAGGCGAACGTCTGAAACGCCTTAAGGACAAAAAGCTTCGCAAAATGTACATCCTCACCGACGAAGAAACCAGCTATCGCAGCTACCTGCAAAAGAATATCGAAACCGCCTATGACGACACGACCGGGAAGGATATTCAAACCCGCGCCGACATCATTCAAGGTTCCCAGCAAAACAACGCCGAAGAGGTTTTCGAAAATCCCGAGAACATCGAAAGCTACAACTACTGCAAAGATGCCGCAGGCAAATATGTGAACTTCATCATGAGCAACGCCCAGGCGATGTCTGCGGTGATGAAGATTGAAAACACCGACAAGACGGTTTCTCATCATGGTGTCACCGTGGCGACTCTGTCGATCGCCCTGGCACAGAAGCTGGGAATCAATGACCCCAAAAAAACGCAGCTTCTGACCCTGGGGGCTTTGTTGCATGATTATGGCCACCACAACACCACTTTGAACCTGAATCAACCCCTGTCAGGGATGAGCCCGGAAGACCTGGCCCTGTGGAAAAAACACCCGACCGAAGGCGCTCAGAAAGTTCAGGACAAAAAACACTTCGATCAGACTGTTATCAATATTATCGGCCAGCATGAGGAAACCATCAATGGCACCGGCCCCAAGGGACTGCGTGAAAAAGACATGGATCCGCTGGCAGTTCTGGTTTCATCAGCCAATGCCATGGATCGCCTGATCACGTTTGAAGGTGTCCCGAAAGCAGAGGCCGCGAAAAAACTGATGATTGATCACGTTGGCAAACACCCTCTTCAGCACATTCAGCTTCTGAATGATATTCTGAAGGGTCTCTAG
- a CDS encoding chloride channel protein has product MTLTDLLQNWRHILHKLEYQDTLRVVPYLLASLVAAGTSLLYSQAFFFGEEVALHVVENFHWALSLLVTLSMIYLSWYLPYRFAKQAGGSGIPQMLIANELDPASDKALIRSLIGIRTITMKIISSIACVLGGGAVGQEGPTLQIASGLFYRIGEKSTKWIQQLSMRPFILAGGASGLAAAFNTPLGGIAYALEELSKDYFNNFKTYVIWSVIATGLLVQTVQGSYLYIGFPSLESISWETYMWVVVTSAITGILGATFGSVLFSVHQKRKSIQSFTRLSLLNLGCGFLFWLGITFISSHGVGGGKMLILDLLFRDGAATAQDILVRIGGPLLMAIAGAAGGLFAPSLTIGAVMGSFMAQIVWPHNHHLLIMTSMISFLSGFMQTPFTAFILIFEMTDRHSALFPMMLSSAIAVGTSRIFHKKSFYDLVKEDFLHQHHKASK; this is encoded by the coding sequence ATGACCCTTACAGACTTACTCCAAAACTGGCGCCACATTCTGCACAAGCTGGAATATCAGGACACTTTGCGTGTGGTCCCTTATCTGCTGGCAAGTCTGGTGGCTGCCGGAACATCCCTGCTGTACTCGCAGGCGTTTTTCTTTGGTGAAGAGGTCGCTCTTCACGTGGTCGAAAACTTTCACTGGGCCCTGTCTTTGCTCGTCACCCTGTCGATGATTTATTTAAGCTGGTATCTGCCCTATCGTTTCGCCAAGCAGGCCGGAGGCAGTGGCATCCCTCAGATGCTCATTGCCAACGAGCTGGATCCCGCCTCTGACAAAGCTCTGATCCGTTCTTTGATTGGCATTCGCACCATCACCATGAAAATCATTTCCTCTATCGCGTGTGTCCTGGGTGGCGGCGCCGTCGGCCAGGAAGGACCCACGCTGCAGATCGCATCAGGTTTGTTCTATCGAATCGGGGAAAAATCCACCAAATGGATTCAACAGCTTTCCATGCGCCCTTTCATTCTGGCCGGAGGCGCTTCGGGCTTGGCCGCGGCATTCAATACTCCCCTGGGTGGAATCGCCTATGCGTTGGAGGAGCTATCCAAGGACTACTTCAACAATTTCAAAACCTATGTGATCTGGTCGGTCATTGCGACGGGCCTGTTGGTTCAGACCGTCCAGGGCAGTTATCTTTACATTGGCTTTCCCAGCCTGGAATCCATCAGTTGGGAAACTTACATGTGGGTCGTGGTCACCTCTGCCATCACCGGGATTCTGGGGGCCACTTTTGGTTCAGTTTTATTTTCAGTGCACCAGAAAAGAAAAAGCATTCAGTCCTTCACGCGCTTAAGTCTGCTTAATCTGGGCTGTGGTTTTTTGTTCTGGCTGGGCATCACCTTTATCAGCAGTCACGGTGTGGGTGGTGGCAAAATGCTGATTTTGGATCTTCTGTTCCGCGATGGCGCAGCGACGGCTCAGGATATTTTAGTGCGCATCGGAGGCCCCTTGCTGATGGCCATTGCCGGAGCCGCCGGAGGACTTTTTGCCCCGTCTTTGACAATCGGCGCTGTGATGGGATCGTTTATGGCCCAGATCGTATGGCCGCACAACCACCATCTGTTGATCATGACGTCCATGATTTCATTCCTGTCTGGATTTATGCAGACACCTTTTACCGCCTTCATTCTGATCTTTGAAATGACGGACCGGCATTCAGCGCTGTTTCCCATGATGCTAAGTTCAGCCATTGCGGTGGGAACATCGCGAATCTTCCATAAGAAATCCTTCTATGATCTGGTGAAAGAGGATTTCCTGCATCAGCATCACAAAGCTTCAAAATAG
- a CDS encoding formimidoylglutamase, giving the protein MSWFHSIDKHLLFTKNDKEDPRLGECVQLLHKGDLNTLSDHTFDFAILGFPDDEGIGLNGGRVGAQVAPREIRTYLYKMTPHLQSTRLPRILDIGDLVDKEKPLAERHEKAREATRTLASNGQHWISLGGGHDYGYCDGAGFLDVFKNDAVLINFDAHMDVRPTDKGFNSGTPFHRVLSEFKGQVDFAEVGIQNQCNSQAHIQWAKNHGADVFTLDDVNEHGLQSVLAGYLKGKEKKKIFLSIDIDAFTSSEAPGCSQSWTTGLFTKEFLASFLWMIEKFDVRGIGIYEVSPPLDQDNRTSKLAALICHNFIFATLKKG; this is encoded by the coding sequence ATGAGCTGGTTTCATTCCATCGACAAACATCTTCTTTTCACCAAAAACGACAAAGAGGATCCGCGTCTTGGAGAATGCGTCCAGCTCCTTCATAAAGGTGACCTGAACACTCTTTCTGATCACACTTTCGACTTTGCTATTCTGGGTTTTCCGGACGACGAAGGCATTGGCCTGAATGGCGGTCGTGTCGGGGCTCAAGTCGCTCCGCGCGAGATTCGCACCTACCTGTACAAAATGACTCCGCACCTGCAAAGCACCCGTCTGCCACGAATTCTGGACATCGGGGATCTGGTCGATAAAGAAAAACCCCTGGCTGAACGCCATGAAAAAGCCCGCGAGGCGACACGCACGCTGGCCTCCAATGGTCAGCACTGGATTTCCCTGGGTGGGGGCCACGACTATGGCTACTGCGACGGTGCGGGCTTTCTGGATGTCTTTAAAAACGATGCTGTTCTGATCAACTTCGATGCACATATGGACGTGCGCCCGACCGACAAGGGTTTTAATTCCGGCACTCCTTTCCACCGTGTTTTGTCCGAGTTCAAAGGTCAGGTGGATTTTGCTGAAGTCGGCATTCAAAACCAATGCAACAGCCAAGCCCACATTCAATGGGCCAAAAATCACGGCGCCGATGTTTTCACTTTGGATGACGTCAACGAGCACGGCCTTCAGTCCGTCCTTGCCGGCTATCTTAAAGGCAAAGAAAAGAAAAAGATTTTCCTGAGCATCGACATTGATGCCTTCACCTCCAGCGAAGCGCCGGGCTGCAGTCAGTCCTGGACAACCGGCCTTTTCACGAAAGAATTCCTGGCAAGCTTCCTGTGGATGATTGAAAAGTTTGACGTGCGCGGGATTGGTATCTACGAGGTGTCACCGCCTCTGGATCAGGACAACCGCACCAGCAAACTGGCGGCCTTGATCTGTCATAACTTTATCTTCGCCACTCTTAAAAAAGGCTAA
- a CDS encoding threonine aldolase family protein, producing the protein MKRGFGSDNHAGVHPRILQSILDANTEHAPAYGTDEWTERAVTEFKNQFGKEAQVFFVFNGTAANVTALRAMARPWQSVFCSDVAHINVDECGSPEFLSGCKLLPLPSHNGKLSVDELEKAFIRRGDQHYSQTQVLSLTQPTELGTAYSVDEMKSLIAWAKSKKLLVHIDGARLSNAALYLKKTFKEITTDLGVDVVSFGGTKNGLMMGEAVVILNKDLAQDFKYIRKQSAQLPSKTRFIACQFEAYFKDGLWQQIAEHSHHMALYLYEQCKGLAGVTVREVPQSNAVFATIPSHWVKPLREHYFFYVWDENTFECRWMTSWDTQKSDIDGFVALLKEQRL; encoded by the coding sequence ATGAAACGCGGGTTTGGCAGCGACAATCATGCCGGTGTCCATCCACGGATTCTGCAATCAATCCTTGATGCCAACACCGAGCACGCTCCGGCCTATGGGACCGACGAATGGACCGAGCGCGCGGTGACTGAATTCAAAAATCAGTTCGGCAAAGAAGCTCAGGTCTTCTTTGTTTTCAATGGCACCGCCGCGAACGTCACCGCTTTACGAGCTATGGCTCGCCCCTGGCAGTCGGTCTTCTGTTCGGACGTCGCTCACATCAATGTGGATGAATGCGGTTCACCCGAGTTTTTGAGTGGCTGCAAACTGCTGCCACTGCCTTCCCACAACGGAAAGCTTTCAGTTGATGAACTTGAAAAAGCCTTCATCCGCCGCGGCGATCAGCATTACTCCCAGACGCAGGTGCTCAGCCTGACTCAACCCACAGAACTGGGAACTGCTTATTCTGTGGATGAAATGAAAAGCCTGATCGCCTGGGCGAAGTCGAAAAAACTGCTGGTGCATATCGACGGTGCCAGACTTAGCAACGCGGCCCTGTACCTGAAAAAGACCTTCAAAGAAATCACCACCGACCTGGGCGTGGACGTGGTTTCTTTCGGCGGCACCAAAAATGGTCTGATGATGGGTGAAGCGGTTGTGATCCTGAACAAGGACCTGGCTCAGGACTTTAAATACATCCGCAAACAAAGCGCCCAGCTTCCTTCCAAGACCCGCTTTATCGCCTGCCAGTTCGAAGCCTACTTCAAGGATGGTCTGTGGCAGCAGATCGCTGAGCATTCCCACCACATGGCGCTGTACCTTTATGAACAGTGCAAGGGCCTTGCGGGTGTGACCGTGCGTGAAGTTCCACAAAGCAATGCCGTCTTTGCGACCATTCCCAGCCACTGGGTGAAACCACTGCGGGAACATTATTTTTTCTATGTCTGGGACGAAAACACCTTTGAATGTCGCTGGATGACCTCCTGGGACACGCAAAAATCGGATATCGATGGTTTCGTCGCACTTTTAAAGGAGCAACGTCTATGA
- a CDS encoding tryptophan 2,3-dioxygenase family protein, which yields MKYPPVHYHDYLGLNPLLNAQHPKSTEYGKPAHDELLFIIVHQTYELWFKQILFELDSVLATFQKPTVAESEMGIASARLERIVSILKLIIGQVDVLETMTPLDFLDFRDMLYPASGFQSFQWRLIETKLGLRIGDRLAYNQSPFYKSLSESQQGEMLNIMNQPSLHDSVEKWLERTPFLQGENFNFWDSYKEAVNKMFQDDINTVKNNPRLPDEEKTRTVAGLEQTLKSFDALFDEQAFNKLRAEGQFRLSYKAMHAALLIQLHRDQPILQTPFRIIRALLDIDETMTTWRYRHALMAMRMLGQKIGTGGSSGHKYLADATAKHKIFGDFFNLTTFFIPRSQVPPLPKAIADRMSFHY from the coding sequence ATGAAATACCCTCCGGTTCACTATCACGACTATCTGGGCCTGAACCCACTTTTGAATGCCCAGCACCCGAAAAGCACCGAGTACGGAAAACCCGCTCACGACGAACTGCTATTCATTATCGTGCACCAGACTTATGAGCTTTGGTTCAAACAGATTCTTTTTGAATTGGACTCCGTTCTTGCCACCTTCCAAAAGCCCACTGTGGCGGAATCCGAAATGGGCATTGCCAGCGCGCGCCTAGAGCGCATCGTCAGCATCCTGAAACTGATCATTGGTCAGGTGGATGTGCTTGAGACCATGACCCCTCTGGACTTCCTGGATTTCCGCGACATGCTTTACCCGGCCTCCGGTTTCCAAAGCTTCCAATGGCGTTTGATTGAAACCAAACTGGGTCTTCGCATCGGAGATCGTCTGGCTTACAACCAGTCCCCGTTTTATAAATCCTTGAGCGAATCCCAACAGGGCGAAATGCTGAACATCATGAATCAGCCTTCCTTGCATGATTCCGTTGAAAAATGGCTGGAGCGCACACCGTTCCTGCAGGGTGAAAACTTCAACTTCTGGGATTCCTACAAAGAAGCCGTGAACAAAATGTTCCAGGACGACATCAACACTGTGAAAAACAATCCTCGTTTGCCAGACGAGGAAAAAACCCGCACGGTTGCCGGTCTTGAACAAACTCTGAAAAGCTTTGATGCCTTGTTTGACGAACAGGCGTTCAACAAACTTCGCGCCGAAGGTCAGTTCCGTCTGAGCTATAAGGCCATGCACGCAGCCCTGCTGATCCAGTTGCACCGGGACCAGCCGATTTTACAGACTCCGTTCCGTATCATCCGTGCACTTTTGGATATCGATGAAACGATGACAACCTGGCGTTACCGCCACGCTTTGATGGCGATGCGCATGCTGGGCCAGAAAATCGGCACCGGCGGATCCAGCGGTCACAAGTATCTGGCCGATGCGACCGCGAAGCACAAAATCTTTGGAGACTTCTTCAATCTGACCACGTTCTTCATTCCACGTTCTCAGGTTCCGCCCCTGCCGAAAGCGATCGCCGACCGCATGAGCTTCCATTACTGA
- a CDS encoding DUF748 domain-containing protein has translation MKYINRLGPTGKVILGVVLVLIVVRIFLPTGMKYAINWYLGNKMENYEGRIEDFDLALYRGAYQIEGLKIWKKGASPDQALIAADQLDLSIAWRGILKKEFLGDLSVHGARISLSDSKDEKKEDLGQGQDWRTVFKKLIPITLESVKIADSSFHFLNRDFKVPVDVKVDRIEGRIDNIRNTEDNKDPLPTRAAVVARMQGHADLKGKARLNLLSKVPSFDTDAQLQNLKLQTLNEFFMAYGPFTFTKGQFSLYVESVSRDGRIKGYAKPFIKDLDVIDDKESFKSMGRAFNEVGLALVNLILRDGDSKTLGARIEFEGASKAPSIDKWGAFWSSVQNGFFEAIKQSLEHSISPKDLKKQKSP, from the coding sequence ATGAAGTATATCAACAGATTGGGTCCGACGGGGAAAGTGATTCTGGGGGTTGTGTTAGTGCTGATTGTGGTGCGGATATTTCTGCCCACGGGAATGAAGTATGCCATCAACTGGTATCTGGGAAATAAAATGGAAAACTATGAAGGCCGCATCGAGGATTTTGATCTGGCCTTATACCGCGGAGCTTATCAGATCGAAGGTCTGAAGATCTGGAAAAAAGGCGCCAGTCCTGACCAGGCATTGATTGCCGCCGATCAGTTGGATTTGTCTATTGCCTGGCGGGGGATTCTTAAAAAAGAGTTTCTGGGGGATTTGTCCGTTCACGGTGCAAGGATCAGCCTGAGTGACAGTAAAGACGAAAAGAAAGAGGATCTTGGTCAGGGGCAGGACTGGCGAACGGTCTTTAAGAAACTGATTCCCATCACGCTGGAGTCCGTGAAAATTGCCGACAGCTCTTTTCATTTTCTGAACCGGGATTTTAAAGTCCCCGTGGATGTGAAAGTGGACCGTATCGAAGGGCGTATCGACAACATCCGCAATACCGAAGACAATAAGGACCCTTTGCCGACACGGGCTGCGGTGGTCGCGCGCATGCAGGGGCATGCGGATTTGAAAGGCAAGGCCCGTCTGAATCTGCTTTCCAAAGTTCCCAGCTTTGATACCGATGCCCAGTTGCAGAATCTGAAGCTGCAAACCTTGAACGAGTTTTTTATGGCCTATGGACCTTTCACCTTCACCAAGGGGCAATTCAGTTTGTATGTTGAAAGTGTCAGTCGTGATGGACGGATCAAGGGTTATGCAAAGCCTTTTATCAAAGACCTGGATGTCATTGATGACAAAGAGTCCTTTAAAAGCATGGGACGTGCTTTTAACGAAGTGGGGCTGGCCCTGGTGAATCTGATTTTACGGGACGGGGACAGCAAGACACTGGGCGCCCGGATCGAATTTGAGGGCGCTTCCAAAGCGCCCAGCATCGATAAATGGGGCGCCTTTTGGTCGTCCGTTCAAAACGGTTTCTTCGAAGCGATCAAACAAAGCCTTGAGCACTCCATTTCCCCCAAAGACCTAAAGAAGCAGAAGTCGCCGTAG
- the thrS gene encoding threonine--tRNA ligase, which translates to MSSFKKGQAGACHVQKDHRELNQELSYFHSDESIGAGLPLWLPAGVVIRDELEKLAREMEFLAGYQRVVSPHLAKEDLYHQSGHLPYYEDSMYPSMDLESVRYRLRPMCCPHHHKIFSAKLRSYRDLPLRLAEYGQVYRYEGSGALSGLMRVRGLCQNDAHLYVRKNQVKEEIHKVLVMYQQAYRILGISNYRLRLSRGVQAGEASEKYVADPQWDWAEGILREVLLESGLSFFEAPGEAAFYGPKIDVQIMSVHGKEETASTVQVDFISAERFDLSFINEEGHKERPVILHRAPLGSHERMAALLIEQYQGAFPLWLSPEQVRIVPLADRHQEAAESLRLLLHNSFVRVSVDNRAEALSRKVAECWQAKVHSVVVIGDKELQSGQFSLQRRGQSSQSVSSEELLSLLQSEIRDRK; encoded by the coding sequence ATGTCTTCCTTTAAGAAAGGACAGGCCGGGGCCTGTCATGTCCAAAAAGATCATCGTGAGTTAAACCAGGAACTTTCCTATTTTCACAGTGACGAATCTATCGGAGCGGGGCTTCCTTTGTGGCTGCCCGCCGGGGTGGTGATTCGCGATGAACTTGAAAAGCTGGCGCGGGAAATGGAGTTTTTGGCCGGGTATCAGCGCGTGGTCAGTCCGCATCTGGCCAAAGAGGATCTGTATCATCAGTCGGGGCATCTGCCTTACTATGAAGACTCCATGTATCCGTCCATGGACCTTGAAAGCGTGCGCTATCGCCTGAGGCCCATGTGCTGCCCGCACCACCACAAAATCTTTTCTGCGAAACTGCGCAGTTATCGTGATCTGCCGCTGCGACTGGCTGAATACGGTCAGGTGTATCGTTACGAAGGCTCGGGCGCACTGTCCGGTCTTATGCGCGTGCGCGGGCTTTGTCAGAATGATGCCCATCTTTATGTGCGAAAAAATCAGGTGAAAGAAGAAATTCACAAGGTTCTTGTCATGTATCAGCAGGCCTACCGGATTTTGGGCATCTCGAATTATCGTCTGCGCCTGTCGCGCGGAGTGCAGGCGGGCGAGGCCTCGGAAAAATATGTCGCCGATCCCCAATGGGATTGGGCCGAGGGGATTTTGCGAGAGGTTTTGCTTGAAAGCGGTCTGTCGTTTTTCGAGGCTCCGGGAGAAGCTGCGTTTTATGGACCCAAGATTGATGTGCAGATTATGTCCGTGCATGGCAAAGAGGAAACTGCCTCGACTGTGCAAGTCGACTTTATCAGTGCCGAGCGCTTTGATTTGTCCTTCATAAATGAAGAAGGCCACAAAGAGCGCCCGGTGATTTTACACCGGGCGCCGCTGGGTTCTCACGAGCGCATGGCGGCCTTGCTGATTGAGCAGTATCAGGGGGCCTTTCCGTTGTGGCTGTCACCGGAGCAAGTTCGCATTGTGCCCTTAGCAGATCGTCATCAGGAGGCGGCTGAAAGTCTTCGCTTGCTGTTACATAATTCTTTTGTGCGGGTCAGTGTCGACAATCGCGCCGAAGCCCTGTCACGCAAAGTGGCCGAATGCTGGCAGGCGAAGGTGCATTCCGTCGTGGTGATCGGCGATAAGGAACTGCAGTCAGGTCAGTTCAGTCTGCAGCGACGGGGGCAGTCGTCGCAAAGTGTGTCGTCTGAAGAATTGCTGTCCCTGTTGCAGAGTGAAATTCGCGACAGGAAGTAG
- the htpG gene encoding molecular chaperone HtpG, translated as MAKQVQNFNAEIKQLLDIVIHSLYSHKEIFLRELLSNASDAIDKLKFNSLTHPTLLPENWQPAIRLEPNTESKTLKIIDNGIGMTQEEVVEFIGTIARSGAKAFMQMNAEMKTKPELIGQFGVGFYSAFMVADRVTLHTQKAGSNDGTVWESMGDGTYSLDNVPRPEGTGTTITLHMKNFKEEDEVQDFTDKWVLKSLVKKYSDFIAHPIKMMGETEEETLNSQKALWLKSPSEVSKEEYKEFYQHLTHDWNEPLRTVHYRAEGTMEFNALLYIPGKKPWNYNMRDMEYGLSLYIKRVFIMADCKDLLPPYLRFVKGLVDSSDLSLNVSRELLQQDRQVTQIRKNVTNKALSTLKDLLSKERSAYEDFWTEFGATLKEGLPSDAANKEKLQDLLLFHSTSSDKMTTLDEYVSRMKEAQKDIYYITGDSLSQVSNSPYLEKLKEKGFEVLLLVDPVDEWVVDALSEFKGKKLQSIMREGLDLDTAEEKQQKEQEKKQAEVTLKPVLESMKKTLESDVKDVVLSDRLTNTPACLVASSADPSAHMQKLMAQMGKEYAGQQVKRIMEINPNHPVFEKMLKASPEQQTKWAEILYAQALLTEGSNLPDPVKFSQQIAELMVQAADSTKH; from the coding sequence ATGGCCAAGCAGGTTCAAAACTTTAACGCAGAAATCAAACAACTTCTGGATATTGTGATCCACTCCCTTTATTCGCATAAAGAGATCTTCTTGCGCGAACTTCTGTCCAACGCATCTGATGCGATCGACAAACTGAAATTCAACTCTTTGACTCACCCGACTCTGCTACCTGAAAACTGGCAGCCCGCGATCCGTCTGGAACCAAACACTGAAAGCAAAACCCTGAAGATCATCGATAACGGTATCGGTATGACTCAGGAAGAAGTTGTCGAGTTCATCGGCACTATCGCGCGTTCGGGCGCAAAAGCCTTCATGCAGATGAATGCCGAAATGAAAACCAAACCGGAACTGATCGGTCAGTTCGGTGTGGGCTTCTATTCTGCTTTTATGGTCGCGGACCGCGTGACCCTGCACACTCAAAAAGCCGGCAGCAATGACGGCACCGTGTGGGAGTCCATGGGTGATGGCACTTATTCTTTGGACAACGTACCGCGCCCGGAAGGCACAGGCACAACCATCACTTTGCACATGAAAAACTTCAAAGAGGAAGACGAAGTTCAGGATTTCACCGACAAATGGGTTCTAAAATCCCTGGTGAAAAAATATTCTGACTTTATCGCTCACCCGATCAAGATGATGGGCGAAACCGAGGAAGAAACCCTGAATTCGCAAAAAGCTCTGTGGTTGAAATCCCCTTCTGAAGTGAGCAAAGAGGAATACAAAGAATTCTATCAGCACCTGACTCACGACTGGAACGAGCCTCTGCGCACGGTTCACTATCGCGCCGAAGGCACGATGGAGTTCAATGCATTGTTGTACATCCCGGGCAAAAAACCATGGAACTACAACATGCGCGACATGGAATACGGCCTGAGCCTTTACATCAAGCGCGTGTTCATCATGGCTGACTGCAAAGACCTGCTGCCGCCTTACTTACGCTTTGTAAAAGGCCTGGTGGACAGCAGTGACCTGTCTTTGAACGTATCCCGCGAATTGCTGCAGCAGGACCGTCAGGTCACGCAGATCCGCAAGAACGTGACGAACAAAGCTCTTTCCACTTTGAAAGACCTTTTAAGCAAAGAGCGTTCTGCTTACGAAGACTTCTGGACTGAATTTGGTGCGACCCTGAAGGAAGGTCTGCCATCCGATGCGGCTAACAAAGAAAAGCTGCAGGATCTGCTGCTGTTCCATTCCACGTCCTCTGACAAGATGACGACTTTGGATGAATACGTGTCGCGCATGAAAGAAGCGCAGAAAGACATTTACTACATCACGGGTGATTCCCTATCCCAGGTTTCAAACAGCCCTTACCTTGAGAAGCTGAAAGAAAAAGGCTTTGAGGTGCTGTTGCTGGTCGACCCGGTGGATGAATGGGTTGTGGATGCTTTGAGCGAATTCAAAGGCAAAAAGTTGCAATCGATCATGCGTGAAGGTCTGGACCTGGACACGGCTGAAGAAAAACAGCAGAAAGAACAGGAAAAGAAGCAAGCCGAAGTCACTTTGAAGCCGGTTTTGGAATCCATGAAAAAGACTTTGGAAAGCGACGTGAAAGACGTCGTGCTTTCTGATCGCCTGACCAACACCCCGGCGTGCCTGGTGGCATCGTCCGCAGACCCTTCTGCGCACATGCAAAAACTGATGGCGCAAATGGGGAAAGAATACGCTGGCCAGCAGGTCAAACGCATCATGGAAATCAATCCGAACCACCCTGTGTTTGAAAAGATGCTGAAAGCTTCTCCGGAACAACAGACCAAATGGGCAGAAATTCTTTATGCTCAGGCTTTGTTGACCGAAGGCTCCAACCTTCCCGACCCAGTGAAGTTCTCTCAGCAAATCGCGGAGCTGATGGTGCAGGCCGCTGACAGCACGAAACACTAG
- a CDS encoding peroxiredoxin has translation MAAKIELGKKVPNFKIPSSSGETLSLSSLKGKKVVLYFYPKDSTPGCTTEGIEFNDLLAQFKKQNAVVFGVSRDSLKSHDKFICKYDFKFELLSDEDEELCQLFDVIKEKNMYGKKVMGIERSTFVIDEDQKLVGEFRKIKAHGHAAEMLKFIKDL, from the coding sequence ATGGCCGCTAAAATTGAACTTGGTAAAAAAGTCCCTAACTTTAAAATCCCATCCTCCAGCGGAGAAACGTTGAGTCTGTCTTCTTTGAAAGGCAAAAAGGTTGTGCTGTATTTTTATCCGAAAGACAGCACGCCGGGCTGTACGACCGAAGGCATTGAGTTTAATGACCTGCTGGCGCAGTTTAAAAAGCAAAATGCCGTGGTCTTTGGTGTTTCCCGCGACAGTTTGAAATCCCATGACAAGTTTATCTGCAAGTATGACTTTAAGTTTGAACTTTTGTCTGATGAAGACGAAGAGCTTTGTCAGTTATTTGATGTGATCAAAGAAAAGAACATGTACGGCAAGAAAGTAATGGGCATTGAGCGCAGCACTTTTGTTATCGACGAGGACCAGAAGCTTGTCGGGGAGTTCCGTAAAATCAAAGCACACGGCCACGCGGCCGAGATGCTGAAGTTCATCAAAGATTTGTAA